A stretch of the Festucalex cinctus isolate MCC-2025b chromosome 20, RoL_Fcin_1.0, whole genome shotgun sequence genome encodes the following:
- the LOC144009056 gene encoding chymotrypsin-like elastase family member 2A gives MIWLAIFVCCVGLIGAEVPFNHYVNNDRVIGGSDAKPNTWKWQASLQLDSYGEGSYSHICGGSIIDAFYILTAAHCILSKEASQYRVVVGEYNLFEYDGSEQFIAVEKIHVHPEWTSNLGMGNDIALLRLAQSVYDNGFVAIGNLPRPGEMLPHDFTCFITGWGIMDYKVSSVTPDILQVAPIKVVEHSICSQPEWWGNIALRSMVCAGGDGLVSGCQGDSGGPLNCFTDDEWRVHGVVSYGPSGRCNQVSKPTVFTRVSSFQDWIYSVMDGA, from the exons ATGATTTGGCTTGCGATTTTCGTCTGCTGTGTGG GGTTAATTGGTGCCGAGGTACCATTCAACCACTATGTGAACAACGACAGAGTCATAGGAGGCAGTGATGCTAAACCAAACACCTGGAAATGGCAG GCTTCCCTCCAGCTCGATTCATACGGCGAAGGATCATATAGTCATATATGCGGAGGCTCCATCATCGATGCCTTTTACATCTTGACGGCAGCTCACTGTATCCTCAG TAAGGAAGCCAGTCAGTACCGTGTGGTGGTCGGAGAATACAACCTGTTCGAGTACGATGGCAGTGAGCAGTTCATCGCGGTCGAGAAGATTCACGTTCACCCGGAGTGGACGAGCAACCTTGGCATGGG AAATGACATTGCTCTCCTGAGGCTGGCTCAATCTGTTTATGATAACGGCTTTGTTGCTATCGGCAACCTGCCCAGGCCAGGCGAAATGCTGCCTCACGATTTCACTTGTTTCATCACTGGTTGGGGGATCATGGACT ACAAAGTATCGAGCGTCACGCCCGACATCCTGCAGGTGGCCCCCATCAAAGTGGTGGAGCACTCAATCTGTTCCCAGCCGGAGTGGTGGGGAAACATCGCCCTGAGAAGCATGGTGTGCGCCGGAGGGGATGGACTCGTCTCAGGCTGTCAG GGCGACTCCGGGGGACCCCTTAACTGCTTCACTGATGATGAGTGGAGGGTTCACGGGGTGGTCAGTTACGGTCCGTCCGGCAGGTGCAACCAAGTTTCCAAACCCACCGTCTTCACCAGAGTCTCTTCCTTCCAAGACTGGATTTATTCT GTTATGGATGGTGCATAG